One candidate division WOR-3 bacterium DNA segment encodes these proteins:
- a CDS encoding fibronectin type III domain-containing protein, translating to MIFKKFIPAVILVFLGSLTLTGSSVCVEDVPDDDGTALIISWEPPGDIPGFFMYKIYRKDSPDGEFIQVGKSSKIENCVFVDRDPRYPLNAGMNVVYRIVANDEEGNEIKEIGVSEVFSSSHSFFNGSKINTFIAVTFVFTTLISFLTLAKKDKKLFIRKIAGLDALDEAVGRATEMGRPVLYVPGLSTMDDIATVASINILGPVAKKVAEYETKILVPNRNPIVYTITHEVVKEAYLEAGRPDAFQEDQVFFVSESQFAYVAAVNGIMMREKPATNLFLGMFWAESLLLAETGNATGAVQIAGTDSVTQLPFFVTSCDYTLIGEELYAASAYLSRDPVLVGTIKAQDIEKAIILILLVLLSILAIMNFNLIRSDNFSRLIMSFFGT from the coding sequence ATGATTTTTAAAAAATTTATTCCGGCCGTTATCCTGGTCTTTTTGGGTTCGCTGACCTTGACCGGGTCTTCCGTGTGTGTTGAGGACGTGCCCGACGACGACGGCACGGCTCTTATAATCAGTTGGGAGCCGCCAGGAGACATTCCGGGATTTTTCATGTACAAAATATACAGAAAAGACTCTCCGGACGGAGAATTTATCCAGGTCGGGAAATCGAGTAAAATTGAAAATTGTGTTTTTGTTGACAGGGATCCGCGATATCCTCTTAATGCCGGCATGAATGTTGTATACAGAATAGTCGCTAATGACGAAGAAGGAAACGAAATTAAGGAAATAGGAGTTTCGGAAGTATTTTCCTCCTCACATTCATTTTTCAACGGGTCAAAAATCAACACTTTCATAGCTGTGACGTTTGTTTTTACCACATTGATTTCTTTTCTCACATTGGCTAAAAAAGATAAAAAACTTTTTATAAGAAAAATAGCGGGACTTGACGCTCTCGATGAAGCAGTCGGAAGAGCGACTGAGATGGGCAGGCCTGTCCTTTACGTCCCCGGTCTTTCGACTATGGACGACATAGCGACCGTAGCCTCTATAAACATCTTGGGGCCTGTTGCAAAAAAAGTGGCCGAATATGAGACAAAGATTCTTGTTCCGAACAGGAATCCTATCGTCTACACAATAACACATGAGGTCGTCAAAGAGGCTTATCTTGAAGCGGGAAGACCCGATGCTTTTCAGGAGGACCAGGTCTTCTTTGTTTCTGAGAGTCAATTTGCATACGTAGCGGCTGTAAACGGTATAATGATGAGGGAAAAACCCGCGACCAACCTGTTTTTAGGCATGTTCTGGGCAGAATCTCTTCTATTGGCTGAAACAGGAAACGCGACCGGAGCTGTCCAGATTGCCGGAACAGACTCTGTGACACAATTGCCCTTCTTCGTAACTTCATGCGACTACACTCTGATAGGGGAGGAACTCTACGCAGCGAGCGCTTACCTCTCTCGTGATCCGGTCCTCGTCGGAACAATAAAGGCGCAGGATATTGAAAAAGCCATAATTCTTATCCTTCTCGTCCTACTTTCCATTTTAGCGATAATGAATTTTAATTTAATTCGTTCAGATAATTTTTCAAGATTAATTATGTCTTTTTTTGGAACATAA